Part of the Tolypothrix sp. PCC 7910 genome, TATATTGGAATACCCCTATCTACAAGTTCATCAGTTTTATGTCCGGAATTTTTTGGATATGGCTGCAATGATGAGGACGTATTTAATAGAAACTTTATGGAGAGTACCAACTTAGGTATCTTTCCACAGAAGAGAAGCAATTTTCCTACTACCAAAGATATGGAAGTAGATTGTGCAAAAATTCATTAATCACTGCTAGCTGCTGTTCCAAACATTCTGAAACAGAATCCTTGGTAAGCTAATCCCCATCTCTACAAGGGCTAATATGACCTAGAGGTGACTAAATGTCGCTCTAGATACTTTGCTATGTATTTTTTGGTATTGCTTAAGTGACTTATACCACCAGCAATATTTACCCTAAAAATAGCATTTATTGATGCTGATTACTGACTAAGAAAAGTGCTGAGGAGCCATTGCGTTGCGGGGGTTTTCACGGCAGTCCGCTCAAGTCGGGAAACCCGCCCACGCGGCTGCCTCCCCGTTGTAGCAAGTGGGGTTGCTGAGTAAAAAATACTAGCCTCTATTTCTTAGCTGGCTACTTATAAGCAGTAATGATTGTTATATATTATTGCCATATATGGAGATGAAAGCAAATATTTTTCTGCTTCGGCAACCGTAAATTTACGTATAATTAATTACCGCTACCTAGAATAAACAAACTGAGTAGGGTACCACTATTCCAAAGGCTGTGGAGAAGCATCGGTGCGAGGAGGTTACGCGATCGCGTGTAGACTACACCTAAGACGATCCCCAAGGCTGTGAGGGGGAGAATTTCCGATAAGCTGAGGTGAGCAGCCGCAAATAGCAAGCTACTTAACAGAATTGATCCCCACACGGGAAGGTAACGAGTCAAGGAAGGTAACAAGAAGCCGCGGAAGAGAATTTCTTCAAAAATAGGAGCTGCGATCGCAGCTGTGATAAAAAATATTCCGAGTGCTACAGAATCTTGACTTTCTAATGCCAGTTGCAACAGAGGATTACTACCACCCTGTCCTTGCCATAGTTGTTGATTAATCAAGGATACGACTACTACTATCGGTAAAGCGGCGCAATAGCCACCTAATCCCCATAAAAACCAATTACTGCGAACATTGAAGCGAAACCAGTATTCTGGTAGTGGGAAAAAGCGCTTAATCGATAAATATAGTACTGCTAACGCGCCTGATGCGACGATAATATAACGCAGCAAAACCGAGAAAGCCTGAAAGCGCACATCACCACCACTTAAGGAGATGGGGAGCAGGGATAATATTAATGGCACAAAAACTTGCCCCATCAAGAAAAAGCCGATGACAAAAACTTGGAGGATCGTTTCACCACCCCAAGGAGTTGACCAAGCTAAATCAGCATTTTGAGCTAGTAAAGCTGCTTTTCCTTTCACCAAATATTGCACCAATACTGCAATTAGCAGTACTATCCCAATGACAGCTGCCAAAGTGGGGATGATCCCAATCACTGCTAATTTCACGACAGCTTGGGTAGCAGCTTCTTGTTGTGCTGCTTTTACTGTCGCCAGTGCATCAGGACGTTGCTGAAGTTGGTATAGTTGCACTAACGCAGTAGCACGAAACCAACCATCTAAATTTTTTTGAATCAACTGTTGAGCATTGGGGAGCAGACGGGGAGGATTACTCCACAATCCTATTAATACAGCAGATGTTTCTGGAAATTGAGGATTAATATCTGAGCGTTGCTGCACATCATTCCAAGTCTTAATTGCTGTCTCAGTCTTTCCCTGCTGTGCTTGTAAAATTCCCAGACGTAAATCTAATTCCGCCGATAATTTTTGCAGTTGCTTTAAGGACTGTTGCAACTGTTGTTCCTGTTGATTAGCAGGATTTTCCCCAGGACGAGTTTCGGGTAAGGGTTTAGACGGTGTGGGAGTATCAACAGATGGAGAACGCAGTTTTTCCAGTTGAGTTTTAGCCTTCTCCAAATTGGTTTGTACTGATTTCCGCGCATCTTCATATTGCTTGGCAGCATTTTCCAGAGGTTCTTCACCCAGTATGGTTTCGCGAACCACTTGTAAATTTTCTTTGCTGCTCTCTTCTGGCTGCCAAGCTTGTGCTTGCAGTGCCAAATTTGTTTGGTACAACTCCAAACGACTTTGAAACTGGGGTTCTTGCCAACTGCCAAATAAAGACAAGCCGCACAACAACAACGAAATCAGCGTCAACCCAATTAAACCCAACCGTTTAATAGTCATTATCTCCCCTTGACTAACCTGTTTAAAGCGCGTGCCCCTTGGAATTATCGCAAGAAAAAGGGGGAATGGGGAATGGGGATTGGGGATTGGGGATTGGGTAATTGTTTTTTTCTGAGCAGTAGGGGTATTGGTGGCTTACAACCTGCTATTAAGTGATACTAAGTAATTTAACCCCTTTTCCCCTTTGCCTTTGACCTTTTCCCACTTAATCTTAAAAGCCAAGTCATATTACAATTAGCACCCTGCTGTTACTGGCAGATGGATAGCAAAAAATAGATTAAATTAATTTTTATATATAGTTATTATTACTGAGTATATGGAACCTGTGACGCTGACGGCTGTGGTAACTGCGATCGCTACTATACTTTTGACGAAACCACTAGAGAAAGTAGGCGAAAACATTGGTGATGTGGTTTGGACACAAAGTGGCAAGTTAATTGAAAAGCTCCGCAATAAGAATAAATTGCCATTGCTGACTGCGGCTGTAGAAGCCAAAGAACCGCAACGATTAGATTATGGTCAAGCAGTGCTGGAACTGAAAGCCGCAGCAGAACAAGACCCGGAAATTGCTCAAGCAGTTGTGGATGTGGAAACAGCTGCTAACAATGATCAGTCTGAGACGGGGAAAGAAATTCAAAAATTAGCAAATGAAATTAAGTCACAGCCGTCAGTCGTCAACAACTTTGCGAAATTGGCAGAGGAGATAAAAGCCGAAAAAGGTGCAATGGTTGCTCAACAAATCATTATTGAGCAGCAAACCAATACTTACAACTGACTAAAGTCGTCCGATAGGGAGCATGGGAAAAAGTTAACTCCCGATGACTGGCGTGAAATCTGTCGTGAAATATTGACGGAAAGGCGTAAGCTGACTACAAATCCTCTGACATCAACTGAAGGAGTCGCCTTGCAAGTTGATGATGTTTACGTACCACTGGGATTAGTTGAGCGTAAAAAACCATCTAAACGTCAGGGTGATGTTTCTCCAGAACAGGGATCAGACCTGTACAAAGAGATAGAAATTACCAAAACATTTGAGCATGATGCTTTTCTGGAAGAGGTTTTAAAACACAAGAACACGCCTAAAAGTAAGGGTAAGCGAATTGCAATTATTGGTGAACCAGGAGCAGGAAAGACAACATTATTACAGCAAATTGCTGATTGGGTATCTCATGAGATTCACCAGTCTATTGTCATTTGGGTATCATTAGCAGATTTGCGAGGTAAAGAATTAAAAGCTTATCTATTGGAGAGTTGGTTGACTCAGGTGGCTGAGAAAATAGGGAAAGCTGAAGTCACTAAGCAACTGAAGGATGATTTTGTTACTCTATTTAATCAAAATAATGTGTGGCTGCTGCTAGATGGATTAGATGAAATGTCCACATCTTCAGGTAATCCATTAACAGAAATTGCCCGACAATTCCGTGAAGTAGGATTAATTACTCAAGCGCGAATTGTGCTAACCTGTCGGGTTAATCTGTGGGATGGCAACATTAATGCACTTGATGATTTTGATACCTATCGCAGTTTAGATTTTTCTTATCCACGACAGGTAGAGAGATTTATTCATCAATGGTTCAGTGCTATTCCCGAAACTGGAAAACAGTTATGTACGGCTTTGAAAGCACCCGGTAAAGAACGGATTCAAGATTTAGTAAAAAATCCTTTGCGGTTGACGCTGCTGTGCTTAAATTGGCAATCAGGAGATGGGAAATTACCAGATACTCAAGCCGGACTTTATCAGCAATTTGTTGATGACTTTTACAAGTGGAAGAAAGACGAATTTGCAACAAACTCTCACCAGCGTCAGCAACTTAATATCAAATTGGGGGAATTAGCTAAAGCAGCAATAGACAAAGAAGCAACCCGGTTTCGCTTGCGGCAAGATTTTGTTAATCAATTCTTAGGGGATGTTGATGATGAAAATTCGCTGCTGAAATTGGCACTAAATCGTGGCTGGCTGAACTGTATAGGGATAGATGAACAGAGAAAACCTGTTTACGCTTTCTTTCATACCTCATTTCAAGAATACTTTGCTGCTAAAGCAATTGATGATTGGCATTTCTTTCTCAACCACGTTCCCAATAATCTCAAGCAAGGAACCTATCGCATCTTTGAACCGCAATGGAAGCAAACAATATTGTTTTGGTTAGGGAGAAAAGAAGAAAATCTTAAACAGCAGAAGCAAGAGTTTATTGATGCTTTAGTTAGTTTTAAAGATGGATGTGGTAAGTGGAATAGTAAAGATGTAGATAAAGGATTTTATGAATATCGCGCCTATTTTTTAGCAGCCGCAGGAATTGCAGAATTTAGGGCTTATTTTAAAGCGGATGAAATAGTAAAACAAATTGTCAAGTGGACAATAGATAGTCGAATTTCAATCCGAGCGGAAGCTAGGTCAGCACTACAACAAACAGACCGGACTAAAGAGATCGCTGCTTTGGTGAAACTGCTGCAATCTACTACTGTGGATGACTACACCCGTATGCAGGCAGGAGAAAGCTTAGGGAAAATCGACCCAGGCAATGAAATAGCGATCGCCACCTTGGTGCAACTGCTGCAATCAACTACTGTGGATGATTCCACCCGTATGCAGGCAGCAGAAAGCTTAGGGAAAATCGACCCAGGCAATGAAATAGCGATCGCCACCTTGGTGCAACTGCTGCAATCAACTACTGTGGATGATTCCACCCGTATGCAGGCAGCAGAAAGCTTATGGCAAATAGAACCTAGCAGTGAAATGCCGATCACCGCCTTGGTGCAACTGCTGCAATCAACAACTGTGGATGATTCCACCCATATGCAGGCAGCAGAAAGCTTATGGCAAATAGAACCTGGCAATGAAATGGCGATTGCCGCCTTAGTGCAACTGCTGCAATCAACAACTGTGGATGATTCCACCCGTACGCAGGTAGCATCAAGCTTAGAGAAAATCGGTACTGGCAATGAAATTGCGATCACCGCCTTGGTGCAACTGCTGCAATCGAATCATTTGGATATCTATACTCGTATGCAGGATGCATCTAGGTTAGGATTAATCGACTCTGGAAATGAAATTGCAATTACCACCTTAGTGCAAGTGCTGCAATCCAATCATTTTAATTATTACCCCATCCGTTTCCTAGCAGCATTTAGCTTAGAGAAAATCAGTACAAGCAATGAAAATGTGATCGCCGCTTTAGTGCAACTGCTGCAATCAAAACATGTGGATTACTACGCTCGTAGGCAGGCAGCATATAGCTTAGATAGAATTATACGAGACAATAACCATCGGTTTCAAACAGTTAAAGCTTTATAGCGTTTACCAGTCTAATGAAGTACAGTAATTAAAATAAATCAGTGTATCTACTCAAGGGTAAAAATGAAACCATATTCCCTGGACTTTCGCCAAAAAATATTGGATACATACTTATCAGGTGGAATATCACAACGTCAATTAGCAAACAAATTTTGTGTCAGTTTAGGTTTTATTGAGAAATTACTAAAGCAATATAGAGAAACAGCAAGTATCGCTCCTAAAGTTAGTACAAAACAAACTCCTCCAAAGCTCAACGAAGAACAAATTAAGATTCTGGAAGAAATAGTTGAAGCTAAAAATGATGCGACCTTAAAAGAAATCCGCTTCATTCTCAAAGAAAAAACAGGGATAACAGTTGGTATATCTACGGTAGACAGGATGTTACAGAGGATAGAAATAAGCCTTAAAAAAAAACATTGCACGCCTCCGAAAAAGAGACTGAAAGAGTTCAATTATTAAGAGTACAGTTCTGGCTTCAACTTCATGGTATACCAGCGGAAAACCTTGTCTTTATTGACGAAGCCGGAGCTAATCTATCTTTAATAAGACACTCTGCTCGTTCTAAAAAAGGTAAAAGAGCTCATGGGTCGCGACCTCAAAAACGCTGTAAAAATGTCTCCATAATTGGAGCGATTGCTCTCAAAGGTGTGATTAGTCAATATAGTATTTTAGGAGCATCTGACGGGCTAACATTTGAGGCTTACATTTCTCAAAAATTAGTTCCTCTTCTGTGGGAAGGCGCTTGTGTAATCATGGATAATTGTTCAATTCATAAAGGTAGAGATATTGAGAAATTAATCGAAGCTGCTGGAGCTAAATTGATTTATTTACCACCATATTCCCCGGATTTTTCACCAATTGAAAACTGTTGGTCAAAAATTAAAACTTTACTACGTTCTATTGGAGCTAGAAGTTATCCAGACTTAGCAAAAGCAATTGAAAGTGCTTTTAATCAAGTCTCGTTAAATGATATTTATAATTGGTTTACCCATTCTTGTTACTGTACTTCACCAGACTGAGAAACGCTATAACTTATATCTTGCACCTCACGGTATAAACCACTAATATGCAAATAGAAGCGTAAAAAAGTGACTCTAGCAGTGACAAGTACTTTAAGTAGACTAAGGAAACTTAAATCACTAAATAAGGATTGAGATTACTTAAATTACCCAAGAGCAGGCGATGGCTGCGCCAAGGTCTTTGACGAACGCTAACGTCAAAGAGTCAGTGGATTTGCATTTATCAGCCGAAATATGAGAAAAAAGGGCGTGAAAAGCATAATTAACAGCAAGAAACATGATTTCAATTCTTGCCCACGCCCAAGGGCTAGTTTACACTCTACTGTCATTGATGCCCTCAAAATACCAGCAACAAAACTTAGAAGCAATGTTGGGATTGTTCCTACAGGCACAAGGACATCCATTACCAGAACATTCTAAAAGTAAGTCTGCCAGTGCCTTAAGCCGATTTCTCAATATTTATGATTGGTCAACCCGTAGTGTAATTCGCACTGCTCGCACTCGTATCATTGAGGAGATTTTGTCTCACTGTCCAAAAGGACGCAAACCTTGTCTACAAGTAATTATTGACCTGACAACTTTAGAGAAATGTGGCAAATTTCCGCAATTTAAAGATTTAATCCGTGTCTACAACGGAAAAAGAGGCTTGCATTTAGTTGTCGTGTATTTAGTTGTCGGTCAGTGGCGAGTCCCTTGGAGTTTCCGTGTCTGGAGGGGGAAAGGCACTTCCTCTCCAGCACAGTTGGCTTTAAAGTTGGTCAAATGCTTACCTCCAGAATTAACCCAGCGCTTCCAAGTTATGATCCTCGTAGATACGGCCTTCGGCAGTGTGGAATTTCTACATGGTGTCCGAAAGCTCAAGTATCACGTAATTGCTGGTATCGCAAGGAAACGGACATTAACTTCGGGATACAGCGTTTCTCAATTACATAAACGCGGACAACACCTGCACCTTTTAGGTTTAAAGTTTCCTGTTTATGTATCTTGGTATTATTTTAAACGTGATGATGGCAAGTACGAAAAACGATTTGTGGTGTCCACCAAAGCTCTCAAACCCAGCACTATTTCTTGGTGGGGTAAACGACGATGGCAGATAGAGGGCTGGTTTAAGACGGCCAAGCATCGTTTCGGACTACACCGCTTTGGGCAAGGAACACTTTTAGGTGTTTACCGTTGGTTGATACTTTCCCTCATCTCCTATATCTTGGCCCATTGGGCTTACTTATCTACAACAGTCGCATCAACAAATTTACCCAATTGGGGGCAAGCCGCAGAAATTGCATTCCAAGCTATATTTCCACAATTAGTGCTGTTATTTCTTTTACAAGATATTGAACGTCTGAGAAACTTGGCACTTAGTCATGGAATTGACATCCAAGTTTACAGGTGCAAGATCTGAGATAAGTAGTTATTGGCGATTGAATTATAAGTTCTACGATTTAGCCTGGGAATGCGCTCAGAATATACCTTACCCCGATTTCTATCAAGCTTGGCATCAGCATAATTTTGTTACTCGTGCGCTGCAAAGCTTTGCAAGAATCCTTTTCACAAGAATAATTTGAGTACTTTAGCAGCAGCAACGTTACAAATGTCGTGCATTAAGTAACGACAGCTTGCCCATTCGTTACAAAAGTCGTGATGTTGGTGACGAACATCGTCATGTTGGTGACCAATGTCGTGATGTTGGTGACGAACATCGTCATGTTGGTGACCAATGCTTATGTTGTGGTCACCACAGCTTCAGCAAAACTTATCAATCAACGCTATTCTAGTTTTGCTTGTACATCAACTCAGAGAGTCAAGCCTTTCGTGAGAAAAACGGATTCATAATACAAAGGCGATCGCTTCCTAAAATTCTAAGGTTAGGAAATGCTAAGATTTCAATCAAATTTGCACTACTACTTACCTAAAAAATTGCAAATTCTGTGTGTTTTCGCTGTTCAAGGGGTCTAAAAGCCAGAACAATCTGCTTTTTGGGAATTCCCGCAGCTACTAAGTCATTAGCGATACCTTCTTCTGTACCATCGTGTTGAATCCAAAGTTTATGATCAATCACATCTATGTGCAGCAAAGTGCCATAGATGCGATAACCGTTTTGCCAGCCTGTTTCAACTAACAGATAGCGATCGCGCTCTCTATCTAACACCAACTCAACTTTTACCCCATCATCACTCTGGAGAAAGTCGGCATAGTCTTGGAATACTTTTTCAATTGTCTGGCGATACTGGGTTAGTGAATCCATCGGCTAATTGCCTCCTGACTCGGATCAAAGGTTACTAAACGAATGATGCCATCTTCAATTAAGGTTTGTCCGGCTTCTTCTTCAAAGACAGTTTTGCAAGTTGCTTCAGTGACGGCAAGATACAGGATATGCTCTGGATAGTACCGCTTTAATAATTGTGCGTACAAAACAAATTGACCTAACGCTTCTTCAAGATCCTTCATATCCGAAGGACGGGTAAAGCTTTTGACTTCGACAGCAATCTTTTCAGTGCCACGTTCGGCTGCCAGCAATCTTTCTGCCCCCAAATCGACAAATAGGTTTTTACCTCGCGCCAGACGAATTCGTAGCGGATCATGGGTGATGATCCAGCCGTCTTTAATCAGGGCATTTTTAACGTTATCGTGATACAGGT contains:
- a CDS encoding CPBP family intramembrane glutamic endopeptidase; translation: MTIKRLGLIGLTLISLLLCGLSLFGSWQEPQFQSRLELYQTNLALQAQAWQPEESSKENLQVVRETILGEEPLENAAKQYEDARKSVQTNLEKAKTQLEKLRSPSVDTPTPSKPLPETRPGENPANQQEQQLQQSLKQLQKLSAELDLRLGILQAQQGKTETAIKTWNDVQQRSDINPQFPETSAVLIGLWSNPPRLLPNAQQLIQKNLDGWFRATALVQLYQLQQRPDALATVKAAQQEAATQAVVKLAVIGIIPTLAAVIGIVLLIAVLVQYLVKGKAALLAQNADLAWSTPWGGETILQVFVIGFFLMGQVFVPLILSLLPISLSGGDVRFQAFSVLLRYIIVASGALAVLYLSIKRFFPLPEYWFRFNVRSNWFLWGLGGYCAALPIVVVVSLINQQLWQGQGGSNPLLQLALESQDSVALGIFFITAAIAAPIFEEILFRGFLLPSLTRYLPVWGSILLSSLLFAAAHLSLSEILPLTALGIVLGVVYTRSRNLLAPMLLHSLWNSGTLLSLFILGSGN
- a CDS encoding HEAT repeat domain-containing protein — its product is MTERRKLTTNPLTSTEGVALQVDDVYVPLGLVERKKPSKRQGDVSPEQGSDLYKEIEITKTFEHDAFLEEVLKHKNTPKSKGKRIAIIGEPGAGKTTLLQQIADWVSHEIHQSIVIWVSLADLRGKELKAYLLESWLTQVAEKIGKAEVTKQLKDDFVTLFNQNNVWLLLDGLDEMSTSSGNPLTEIARQFREVGLITQARIVLTCRVNLWDGNINALDDFDTYRSLDFSYPRQVERFIHQWFSAIPETGKQLCTALKAPGKERIQDLVKNPLRLTLLCLNWQSGDGKLPDTQAGLYQQFVDDFYKWKKDEFATNSHQRQQLNIKLGELAKAAIDKEATRFRLRQDFVNQFLGDVDDENSLLKLALNRGWLNCIGIDEQRKPVYAFFHTSFQEYFAAKAIDDWHFFLNHVPNNLKQGTYRIFEPQWKQTILFWLGRKEENLKQQKQEFIDALVSFKDGCGKWNSKDVDKGFYEYRAYFLAAAGIAEFRAYFKADEIVKQIVKWTIDSRISIRAEARSALQQTDRTKEIAALVKLLQSTTVDDYTRMQAGESLGKIDPGNEIAIATLVQLLQSTTVDDSTRMQAAESLGKIDPGNEIAIATLVQLLQSTTVDDSTRMQAAESLWQIEPSSEMPITALVQLLQSTTVDDSTHMQAAESLWQIEPGNEMAIAALVQLLQSTTVDDSTRTQVASSLEKIGTGNEIAITALVQLLQSNHLDIYTRMQDASRLGLIDSGNEIAITTLVQVLQSNHFNYYPIRFLAAFSLEKISTSNENVIAALVQLLQSKHVDYYARRQAAYSLDRIIRDNNHRFQTVKAL
- a CDS encoding IS630 family transposase (programmed frameshift) gives rise to the protein MKPYSLDFRQKILDTYLSGGISQRQLANKFCVSLGFIEKLLKQYRETASIAPKVSTKQTPPKLNEEQIKILEEIVEAKNDATLKEIRFILKEKTGITVGISTVDRMLQRIEISLKKKTLHASEKETERVQLLRVQFWLQLHGIPAENLVFIDEAGANLSLIRHSARSKKGKRAHGSRPQKRCKNVSIIGAIALKGVISQYSILGASDGLTFEAYISQKLVPLLWEGACVIMDNCSIHKGRDIEKLIEAAGAKLIYLPPYSPDFSPIENCWSKIKTLLRSIGARSYPDLAKAIESAFNQVSLNDIYNWFTHSCYCTSPD
- a CDS encoding XisI protein, giving the protein MDSLTQYRQTIEKVFQDYADFLQSDDGVKVELVLDRERDRYLLVETGWQNGYRIYGTLLHIDVIDHKLWIQHDGTEEGIANDLVAAGIPKKQIVLAFRPLEQRKHTEFAIF
- a CDS encoding XisH family protein yields the protein MPARDLYHDNVKNALIKDGWIITHDPLRIRLARGKNLFVDLGAERLLAAERGTEKIAVEVKSFTRPSDMKDLEEALGQFVLYAQLLKRYYPEHILYLAVTEATCKTVFEEEAGQTLIEDGIIRLVTFDPSQEAISRWIH